In the Daphnia pulicaria isolate SC F1-1A chromosome 2, SC_F0-13Bv2, whole genome shotgun sequence genome, one interval contains:
- the LOC124327697 gene encoding carboxypeptidase A1-like — translation MAGEPNHQYPDRCPCATAIANRSEATIVSDQHFIRRQSAGSIKDENPNVNASSCNTKAAHRMDWMSYHRLDNIYGYLNYLAETYPNLVQLINIGASYEKRTLYVVRISNSSKPDTQPAVWIDGGFHACEWITHALATYALATYIIQQLVEEPANAKLLFNIDWYIMPVVNPDGYEYSHVINRLWRRSRSNTGLRRCQGVDLNRNFDFKWGGPGSSSNPSSETFKGSKAFSQPEAVAYSKFIKSKSNQIKLYLSLHSYMAN, via the exons ATGGCAGGAGAGCCAAACCATCAATATCCCGATCGATGCCCTTGTGCCACCGCAATCGCAAATAGAAGTGAAGCAACAATTGTATCAGACCAACATTTCATTCGTCGTCAAAGTGCAGGAAGCATTAAAGACGAGAATCCCAACGTCAACGCTAGTTCTTGCAATACGAAAGCAG CTCACAGAATGGACTGGATGAGCTATCACCGACTGGACAACATTTATGGGTACTTGAATTATTTGGCGGAAACGTACCCAAACCTTGTCCAGTTAATTAATATCGGCGCTTCGTACGAAAAACGGACGCTCTACGTCGTTCGCATATCTAATTCATCCAAACCTGATACGCAACCCGCCGTTTGGATCGATGGAG GATTTCACGCCTGTGAGTGGATCACACACGCGTTGGCCACATACGCGTTGGCCACATACATTATCCAACAGCTGGTCGAAGAACCGGCAAACGCGAAGCTTTTGTTCAACATCGACTGGTACATTATGCCGGTTGTCAATCCCGACG GTTATGAATACTCCCATGTGATAAATCGTCTCTGGAGAAGATCCCGGTCCAACACAGGATTGAGGCGGTGTCAAGGTGTTGATCTGAACCGTAACTTTGACTTCAAG TGGGGTGGTCCAGGATCGAGCAGTAATCCCAGCTCCGAAACATTCAAAGGATCCAAAGCCTTTTCTCAGCCAGAGGCTGTTGCGTATTCAAAATTCATCAAAAGCAAatccaatcaaatcaaa CTTTACTTGAGTCTTCACAGCTATATGGCCAATTGA
- the LOC124325919 gene encoding probable imidazolonepropionase — translation MRLWVKHARQVVRVVSDADPCREYLAGTAQKNCTLAILEEENGNGLSIIVDQDGLIADIGYDDVMELKYKDHIVEQIIDASGRTVLPGLVDAHTHPVWAGDRVHEFSMKLAGATYMDIYEAGGGIHFTVNHTRQATEDELYSLLKQRLMRMLANGTVLVEGKSGYGLDTENEIKMLRVLERAKRELPIDISSTFCGAHAVPKNQTAEEATENVLTQQIPEVMRLQEMGELHVDSIDVFCEKGVFNIDQSRKILEAGRQAGLRLNFHADELTPTCGTEMGASLGAEAMSHLEEISQEGIAAMAVKPSVAVILPTTAYLLRLKPPPVRQMINQGVPVALGSDFNPNAHCLSMPLVMNLACVLFGMTLPEALVAATINAAAALGKQKTHGSLEVGKYGDLLILNAPRWEHLVYQMGDNQQIIGQVIKRGRVVDREVY, via the exons ATGCGTCTGTGGGTCAAACATGCTCGCCAAGTCGTCCGTGTTGTTTCCGATGCTGATCCGTGCCGAGAATATTTGGCTGGGACTGCTCAAAAGAACTGCACACTAGCTATTTTGGAGGAGGAAAATGGCAATGGACTTTCTATTATCGTTGACCA GGATGGACTTATTGCTGATATTGGCTACGACGACGTGATGGAACTTAAGTACAAGGATCACATAGTTGAACAAATCATTGACGCTTCAGGTCGCACTGTTCTGCCTGGATTGGTTGATGCTCACACACATCCCGTCTGGGCTGGTGATAGAGTTCATGAATTTTCCATGAAG CTTGCGGGGGCGACGTATATGGATATTTATGAAGCTGGAGGAGGTATTCATTTTACCGTCAATCATACTCGACAAGCCACCGAGGATGAGCTATACAGTCTTCTTAAACAGCGGTTGATGCGCATGCTCGCCAACG GGACTGTGTTGGTTGAAGGAAAATCTGGATATGGCCTGGATACTGAAaacgaaattaaaatgttGCGCGTCTTGGAGCGAGCTAAACGTGAATTACCCATCGATATTTCGTCAACTTTTTGCGGAGCTCACGCTGTGCCCAA GAATCAAACAGCAGAGGAAGCCACCGAGAATGTATTAACTCAGCAGATACCTGAAGTGATGCGTTTACAAGAAATGGGAGAGCTACACGTTgaca GTATTGATGTCTTTTGCGAGAAAGGTGTATTTAATATCGACCAATCACGCAAGATCTTAGAAGCTGGAAGGCAGGCCGGTTTGCGTCTCAATTTTCATGCAGATGAACTGACGCCAACATGCGGAACAGAG ATGGGAGCTTCTCTGGGTGCCGAAGCTATGAGCCATCTAGAAGAGATCAGTCAAGAAGGAATTGCTGCAATGGCTGTGAAACCTTCTGTTGCAGTCATCTTGCCTACTACAGCATATCTTCTTCGCTTGAAGCCTCCGCCAGTTCGACAGATGATAAACCAAGGCGTACCGGTAGCACTTGGCTCCGATTTCAATCCCAATGCTCACTGCCTTTCCATG CCGTTGGTGATGAATCTCGCTTGCGTTTTGTTTGGGATGACTTTACCTGAAGCTTTAGTCGCTGCGACAATTAATGCAG CTGCTGCATTGGGTAAACAGAAAACCCATGGCTCTCTTGAAGTAGGGAAATACGGAGATCTGCTGATTTTGAACGCACCGAG gTGGGAACACCTGGTTTATCAAATGGGGGATAATCAACAGATAATTGGACAAGTTATAAAACGCGGTCGCGTAGTTGATCGCGAAGTTTACTAA
- the LOC124327880 gene encoding transmembrane 9 superfamily member 2-like — MSTKRIFSSILLLLHLSYGFYLPGLAPVNYCIKNKQSDSCKNDVPVFVNRLNSEEAIIPYEYHHFDFCTDDHETGPVENLGQVVFGERIRSSPYKLEFKNNQEWNYACKKSYQPGNQDDLKKIKELIHGISLNYQHHWIVDNMPVTWCYQGEPGQQFCSTGFPMGCYLPKSGKPKDACVMNPAFSKPDTYYIFNHIDLTITYHGGKGETWGAELDDNIGRILSVKVGLRSLSVEKDPTSPPMIVPKELKEPLTITYTYSVKFIDDPMTKWSSRWDYLLESMPSANIQWFSILNSLVIVLFLSGMVAMILLRTLHKDIARYNQIDSGEDAQEEFGWKLVHGDIFRPPRKGMLLSVFVGSGVQVFIMTLITLIFACLGFLSPANRGALMTCALVLYVCLGTPAGYVSSRIYKSFGGERWKLNVLLTSMLCPGIVFGVFFILNLVLWSKGSSGAISFGILVALLALWFGISVPLTFVGAFFGFRKRPIEHPVRTNQIPRQVPDQSVYTRPAPGIVMGGVLPFGCIFIQLFFILNSLWSNQMYYMFGFLFLVFIILVITCSETTVLLCYFHLCAEDYHWWWRSFLTSGFTAFYLFLYCVHYFVTKLEIQDATSTFLYFGYTFIMVFMFFLLSGTIGFFACFWFVRKIYSVVKVD; from the exons ATGTCGACCAAACGAATTTTTAGCAGTATATTGTTGCTGCTACATTTAAGTTATGGGTTTTATCTTCCCGGTTTGGCTCCCGTCAATTActgtattaaaaataaacaaagtgACTCATGCAAA AATGATGTACCAGTTTTTGTTAATCGTCTCAATTCAGAAGAAGCTATAATTCCTTACGAATACCATCA TTTTGACTTCTGCACTGATGACCATGAAACAGGCCCGGTTGAAAACTTGGGCCAAGTTGTTTTTGGTGAACGAATTCGTTCTAGTCCATACAAG TTGGaattcaaaaacaatcaagaatGGAATTATGCTTGCAAGAAATCATATCAACCTGGCAACCAAGATGATCTGAAGAAAATTAAGGAACTAATTCATGGCATATCATTGAACTATCAACACCATTGGATTGTTG acAACATGCCTGTAACATGGTGTTATCAAGGTGAACCTGGCCAACAGTTCTGCAGTACTGGTTTCCCAATGGGCTGTTATCTTCCCAAGTCTGGAAAACCAAAAGATGCCTGTGTTATGAAT cctGCCTTCAGCAAACCGGATACTTATTACATTTTTAACCATATTGATCTCACCATTACCTATCACGGTGGAAAAGGAGAAACTTGGGGGGCCGAGTTGGATGATAATATTGGGCGAATTTTGA GTGTCAAAGTTGGATTACGCTCTCTTAGCGTAGAAAAAGATCCTACGTCGCCTCCAATGATCGTTCCTAAAGAACTAAAGGAGCCGCTTACAATCACGTACACCTACTCCGTAAAATTCATT gatGATCCTATGACGAAATGGTCATCTCGTTGGGATTATTTACTCGAATCGATGCCGAGTGCTAACATTCAATGgttttccattttgaattcGTTGGTTATTGTCCTCTTTTTATCTGGCATGGTAGCAATGATTTTGCTACGTACCCTGCACAAAGATATCGCCCGCTACaatcaa ATTGATTCTGGAGAAGACGCACAAGAAGAGTTTGGTTGGAAACTTGTTCATGGAGATATTTTCCGCCCTCCGCGAAAGGGAATGTTGCTCTCAGTTTTTGTGGGATCGGGTGTTCAAGTTTTCATCATGACTTTGATCACACTGATCTTTGCTTGTCTTGGATTCCTTTCACCGGCCAACAGGGGTGCTCTAATGACATGTGCATTAGTTCTGTACGTGTGCTTAGGGACACCAGCCGGATATGTGTCATCACGAATCTACAAATCATTCGGGGGCGAGAGATGGAAATTGAATGTTCTTCTGACGTCCATGCTTTGTCCTGG GATTGTCTTTGGAGTCTTTTTCATCTTAAATTTAGTTCTTTGGAGCAAAGGTAGCTCTGGCGCTATCTCCTTTGGCATATTGGTAGCATTGTTAGCCCTTTGGTTTGGCATTTCGGTTCCACTTACCTTCGTCGGTGCATTTTTTGGCTTTCGTAAAAGG CCCATTGAGCACCCTGTTCGGACAAATCAAATCCCACGGCAGGTTCCTGACCAAAGTGTTTACACCCGTCCGGCACCAGGCATCGTCATGGGAGGCGTTTTGCCGTTTGGTTGCATCTTCATCCAGCTATTTTTCATCCTAAATTCACTGTGGTCCAACCAAATGTACTACATGTTTGGATTTCTCTTCTTGGTCTTCATCATTTTGGTCATCACATGTTCAGAAACTACCGTTCTACTCTGCTACTTTCATTTGTGTGCTGAG GACTATCACTGGTGGTGGCGCAGTTTTTTGACAAGCGGGTTTACAGCCTTTTACTTGTTCCTTTATTGCGTCCACTATTTTGTCACCAAACTGGAAATTCAAGATGCCACATCCACTTTCCTTTACTTTGGATACACTTTCATCATGGTTTTCATGTTCTTCCTTCTTtccg ggaCCATTGGTTTCTTTGCTTGCTTTTGGTTTGTCCGCAAAATTTATTCAGTGGTGAAAGTGGATTAA
- the LOC124327881 gene encoding dynein light chain Tctex-type protein 2B-like, whose translation MPDKMLDTEEKLPNSYPIKPPLDKKFRPNAVKSIIQTILNEELSGKQYDAEQSPVWCRSIADKIKHKIKDLNYSRYKIIAQVLIGEQRGEGVRMATRCLWDAEADNYATQTFMSDSLFCVAVAYGVYYY comes from the exons atgcCTGATAAAATGCTTGATACGGAAGAAAAACTACCAAATTCTTATCCTATAAAACCCCCACTTGACAAAAA GTTCAGACCAAATGCAGTGAAGTCTATAATCCAAACCATACTTAATGAAGAACTAAGTGGAAAGCAGTATGACGCTGAACAGAGTCCAGTATGGTGTAGATCAATAGCAGATAAAATAAAGCATAAAATCAAAG ATCTTAACTATTCTAGGTATAAAATAATTGCACAAGTTCTTATTGGAGAGCAGCGAGGAGAAGGAGTTCGGATGGCTACAAGATGTTTGTGGGATGCAGAAGCAGATAACTATGCAACTCAAACCTTCATGAGT gattctcttttttgtgtggCAGTTGCCTATGGAGTATACtactattaa
- the LOC124327698 gene encoding uncharacterized protein LOC124327698, with protein sequence MMRAMDAVEHAEMIPLETDEERSHREKILEERNRAGVPRTHRAACKKIESEANVPIHFCGEMNLICEECGAKHLKENGRKTRNFRNVAKRAETIIRKQNHGQVYHNTAAVGTTENPKYADLYFMDAVQASSYRANVEANGGCCRDLMEELDEMLRENNPFAAIYKKMRQVLEEEYLKAEAENRPHQFVGMFISSDRKNLDQRRYNNPTTDDIAIIFKSVNGEPPVDRDIRGHLLIPSRGRKFIQINPQKPMCDPMTYPLLFPNGEDGWHSNMPYTTTTRKEREGATAMDVDEGDEQQVLDEEEEPDAEEEIEGDDDNDPHSLNRGSGKRKRVTQCEFYSYLISIRNYFNQVLAGGPLTQQWIVDSYVKI encoded by the exons aTGATGCGAGCTATGGATGCAGTCGAGCATGCCGAAATGATCCCCCTTGAAACTGACGAAGAACGGTCCCATCGAGAAAAGATATTGGAAGAGCGAAACCGGGCCGGTGTTCCAAGGACTCATCGCGCAGCTTGCAAGAAGATTGAGTCTGAAGCCAATGTTCCAATCCACTTCTGTGGAGAAATGAACTTGATTTGCGAGGAATGTGGCGCAAAGCATTTAAAGGAGAACGGCCGCAAGACAAGAAATTTCAGAAATGTTGCAAAAAGGGCTGA AACGATCATCCGAAAGCAAAACCATGGCCAAGTGTATCACAACACGGCTGCCGTTGGTACTACTGAAAATCCAAAGTACGCGGACCTCTACTTTATGGATGCGGTACAGGCCAGTAGTTACAGAGCGAATGTTGAAGCGAATGGAGGATGCTGTAGGGATCTGATGGAAGAATTAGACGAGATGCTGCGAGAAAACAATCCCTTTGCAGCCATTTACAAGAAAATGCGGCAAGTTCTGGAAGAAGAGTACCTTAAAGCCGAAGCTGAAAATCGTCCTCATCAGTTTGTGGGCATGTTCATCAGCAGTGATCGGAAAAATCTGGATCAGAGACGCTACAACAACCCAACGACGGATGATATTGCCATCATTTTCAAGAGCGTCAACGGAGAGCCACCGGTAGACAGGGACATTCGAGGCCATCTTCTTATTCCAAGCAGAGGCAGAAAATTCATCCAGATCAATCCCCAGAAACCAATGTGCGATCCGATGACTTATCCCTTGCTCTTCCCCAACGGTGAGGATGGTTGGCATTCAAATATGCCTTACACCACCACTAcacggaaagagagagagggagctACAGCCATGGATGTTGACGAAGGTGATGAGCAGCAAGTtttagacgaagaagaagaacctgatgccgaagaagaaattgaaggtGATGATGACAACGATCCCCATTCATTGAACCGAGGCAGTGGCAAAAGGAAGAGAGTAACTCAGTGCGAATTCTACAGCTATCTCATATCCATTCGCAATTATTTCAACCAAGTGTTGGCCGGAGGACCCCTCACACAGCAATGGATAGTTGATTCGTACGTGAAGATTTAA